Proteins encoded in a region of the Scyliorhinus canicula chromosome 2, sScyCan1.1, whole genome shotgun sequence genome:
- the LOC119962341 gene encoding uncharacterized protein PM0309-like, with product MKYVFHMIDGMKHVFHMIDGVKHVFHMIDGVKHVFHMIDGLKHVFHMIDGMNYDFHMIDGMKYIFHMIDGMKYVFHMIDVLKHVFHMIDGVKHVFHMIDGMKHGFHMIDGMKHVFHMIKSETCFPHDRCRETRLFHD from the coding sequence ATGAAATATGTTTTTCACATGATTGACGGCATGAAACATGTTTTTCACATGATTGACGGTGTGAAACATGTTTTTCACATGATTGACGGTGTGAAACATGTTTTTCACATGATTGATGGTTTGAAACATGTTTTCCACATGATTGACGGCATGAACTATGATTTTCACATGATTGATGGCATGAAATATATTTTTCACATGATTGACGGCATGAAATATGTTTTTCACATGATTGATGTTTTGAAACATGTTTTTCACATGATCGACGGCGTTAAACACGTTTTCCACATGATTGATGGCATGAAACATGGTTTTCACATGATTGATGGCATGAAACATGTTTTTCACATGATTAAGAGTGAAACATGTTTTCCACATGATAGATGCCGTGAAACACGGTTATTTCATGATTGA